A genomic region of Homo sapiens chromosome 4, GRCh38.p14 Primary Assembly contains the following coding sequences:
- the CXCL3 gene encoding C-X-C motif chemokine 3 precursor, which translates to MAHATLSAAPSNPRLLRVALLLLLLVAASRRAAGASVVTELRCQCLQTLQGIHLKNIQSVNVRSPGPHCAQTEVIATLKNGKKACLNPASPMVQKIIEKILNKGSTN; encoded by the exons ATGGCCCACGCCACGCTCTCCGCCGCCCCCAGCAATCCCCGGCTCCTGCGGGTGGCgctgctgctcctgctcctggTGGCCGCCAGCCGGCGCGCAGCAG GAGCGTCCGTGGTCACTGAACTGCGCTGCCAGTGCTTGCAGACACTGCAGGGAATTCACCTCAAGAACATCCAAAGTGTGAATGTAAGGTCCCCCGGACCCCACTGCGCCCAAACCGAAGTCAT AGCCACACTCAAGAATGGGAAGAAAGCTTGTCTCAACCCCGCATCCCCCATGGTTCAGAAAATCATCGAAAAGATACTGAACAA GGGGAGCACCAACTGA